In Methanomicrobium antiquum, one DNA window encodes the following:
- the glnA gene encoding type I glutamate--ammonia ligase — MTDVSTMLQRIKDDKVKFIRLQFSDIQGQIKNVAIPEAQAEKAMTDGISFDGSSIEGFARIEESDMVLKPDLETYAVLPWRKDIVAARFICDVYMPDGTPFEGDPRYILKKVLKEAADMGYTFNTGPELEFFLFKMIDGKPSTEFKDQGGYFDLAPTDLAEDVRRDIVLALTDMGFDVEASHHEVAQSQHEIDFKYGDALKMADNVITFRFVAKTIALLNNLNATFMAKPVFGINGSGMHTNCSLSKNGENAFYDPDTPLQLSDVAMHFIAGVLSHSKSITRIANPTINSYKRLVPGYEAPVYISWSASNRTALIRVPAPRGKSTRVELRSPDPTCNPYLTFAAILAAGLEGMKKEMQPPAGAKQNIFALSEEERNLAHIDTLPGDLITANKYFMEDELLCNLFGKHVVSGIDDLARIEWDNFRTTVHPWEVEQYLSRY, encoded by the coding sequence ATGACAGACGTTTCTACAATGCTACAGAGAATAAAAGATGATAAAGTAAAATTCATTCGTCTTCAGTTCTCTGACATTCAGGGACAAATAAAGAATGTTGCTATTCCTGAAGCACAGGCTGAAAAAGCAATGACTGACGGAATCTCGTTTGACGGATCGTCAATTGAAGGTTTTGCACGAATCGAAGAGTCTGATATGGTATTAAAGCCGGACCTTGAAACCTATGCTGTTCTTCCATGGAGAAAAGATATTGTTGCGGCACGATTCATCTGTGATGTATATATGCCGGATGGAACACCTTTTGAAGGCGACCCACGCTATATTCTAAAAAAGGTGCTTAAAGAAGCGGCTGACATGGGTTATACCTTCAACACAGGACCTGAACTTGAGTTCTTCCTCTTTAAGATGATTGACGGAAAACCCTCAACAGAGTTCAAAGATCAGGGGGGATACTTTGACCTTGCACCAACAGATCTTGCAGAGGATGTCAGACGCGACATTGTTCTTGCTCTGACTGACATGGGTTTTGATGTGGAAGCATCCCACCACGAAGTTGCACAATCACAGCATGAGATTGATTTCAAATACGGTGATGCTCTTAAAATGGCAGACAACGTCATTACATTCAGATTTGTTGCAAAAACAATTGCCCTTCTAAACAACCTTAATGCAACATTCATGGCAAAGCCGGTATTTGGCATAAACGGAAGCGGAATGCATACAAACTGTTCTCTTTCAAAGAATGGTGAAAACGCATTCTATGATCCTGATACACCTCTTCAGTTATCAGATGTTGCAATGCACTTTATAGCAGGTGTCTTAAGCCACTCAAAAAGCATCACACGTATTGCAAACCCGACAATAAATTCATACAAACGTTTAGTCCCGGGGTATGAGGCACCGGTTTATATATCATGGAGTGCTTCTAACAGGACGGCATTAATCCGTGTTCCGGCTCCCCGCGGCAAATCGACACGTGTTGAATTAAGAAGCCCCGATCCCACATGCAATCCTTATCTTACATTTGCCGCAATTCTGGCCGCAGGTCTTGAAGGCATGAAAAAAGAGATGCAGCCTCCGGCAGGCGCAAAACAAAACATCTTTGCACTCTCCGAAGAAGAAAGAAATCTCGCACATATCGACACTCTTCCGGGCGATCTCATAACCGCAAACAAATATTTCATGGAAGATGAACTTCTCTGTAATCTGTTTGGAAAACATGTAGTATCCGGAATTGATGATTTAGCCAGAATCGAATGGGACAACTTCAGAACAACTGTACACCCATGGGAAGTAGAACAGTATCTTTCCAGATACTAA
- a CDS encoding aldehyde dehydrogenase family protein, whose protein sequence is MPENNFLKDFSRIFEEKSKIDENSLLDPLGFIIGGEIKKSSDFIDVIYPYTDERFASVYSASESDAEDAIISSQKGFLKTKKLKSYQKRRILEKLSDLICEHKDLFVEILIKEGGKVRDLSSAEVERAVETIKISAEESVRMDGDIISLDRTIQGEDHTGLIRRFPIGTVLAITPFNYPLNLACHKIGPAIAAGNSFILKPASKTPLSALLLGHLLIKTGYPKDAVNVIPCSSKTAENMVTDDRISYLSFTGSPAVGWHLKSVAGRKKAGLELGGNAAVIVHSDADLNYAAEKITTGALANAGQVCISVQRIFAHKKIYEELLKSLKERFEKVIPGDPERSGVMLGPLISKDALKEALSKIDEAEQNGAKILCGKKFENNFLYPTLISDASIELAVSQTEIFAPAATISPYNTLEEAIEKINNSPFGLQAGIFTKDIGNIRFFYEETYAGGIIVNDIPTYRVDCMPYGGVKMSGSGREGPRYAIREMTEEKLLVINNP, encoded by the coding sequence ATGCCTGAAAATAATTTCCTTAAAGATTTTAGCCGGATTTTTGAAGAAAAATCAAAAATAGATGAAAATAGTTTATTAGATCCTTTAGGATTTATCATCGGCGGTGAAATCAAAAAAAGCAGTGATTTTATTGATGTCATCTATCCCTATACAGATGAGAGATTTGCATCAGTATATTCTGCATCAGAATCAGACGCAGAAGATGCTATTATTTCATCCCAAAAAGGTTTTTTGAAGACAAAAAAATTAAAATCCTATCAAAAACGCCGAATTCTGGAGAAGCTGTCTGATTTAATCTGTGAGCACAAAGATTTATTTGTCGAAATTTTAATAAAAGAAGGAGGAAAAGTCCGTGATCTTTCATCAGCAGAAGTTGAAAGGGCAGTTGAGACAATAAAAATATCAGCTGAAGAATCTGTACGAATGGACGGTGATATTATCTCACTTGACAGAACAATTCAGGGAGAAGATCACACAGGACTAATAAGACGGTTTCCAATCGGAACTGTACTTGCGATAACTCCGTTTAACTATCCCTTAAATCTTGCATGCCACAAAATAGGCCCGGCAATTGCCGCCGGAAATTCATTTATTCTAAAACCGGCTTCAAAGACACCACTATCTGCACTTCTTCTGGGGCATCTTTTAATAAAAACCGGATACCCAAAAGATGCTGTTAATGTTATTCCATGCAGTTCGAAAACTGCTGAAAATATGGTAACTGATGACAGAATTTCATATTTAAGCTTCACCGGCAGTCCTGCTGTCGGGTGGCATTTAAAATCGGTTGCAGGAAGAAAAAAGGCAGGTCTTGAATTAGGTGGAAATGCGGCTGTAATAGTCCATTCTGATGCAGATTTAAATTACGCCGCAGAAAAAATCACAACCGGTGCTCTTGCAAACGCAGGTCAGGTATGCATCTCCGTTCAGAGAATATTTGCGCATAAAAAAATCTATGAAGAGCTTCTTAAAAGCTTAAAAGAGAGATTTGAAAAAGTAATTCCGGGCGACCCAGAGAGATCAGGAGTGATGCTTGGACCGCTAATTTCAAAAGATGCATTAAAAGAAGCCTTATCTAAGATTGATGAAGCAGAACAAAATGGTGCAAAGATTTTGTGCGGAAAAAAATTTGAGAATAATTTCTTATATCCCACACTTATATCAGATGCATCTATTGAATTGGCTGTCAGCCAAACAGAGATATTTGCACCTGCAGCAACAATTTCGCCCTACAATACCCTTGAAGAGGCAATTGAGAAGATAAATAACTCACCCTTTGGCCTTCAGGCCGGAATTTTTACAAAAGATATTGGAAACATCAGATTTTTTTATGAAGAAACATATGCCGGCGGGATCATAGTCAATGATATTCCTACATACCGTGTTGACTGTATGCCCTATGGAGGTGTGAAAATGTCAGGTTCAGGCAGGGAAGGTCCGCGCTATGCAATCAGGGAAATGACTGAAGAAAAACTTCTTGTGATTAATAATCCCTAA